In Silene latifolia isolate original U9 population chromosome X, ASM4854445v1, whole genome shotgun sequence, the following proteins share a genomic window:
- the LOC141622354 gene encoding GDSL esterase/lipase EXL3-like translates to MKNLLGKSIISYTNSINIIVLYSHIIIASSYLHIYGRAASLPNNGKAPALLVFGDSIVDSGNNNYIATPGRVNFPPYGRDFEGGVATGRYSNGKVPSDLLAEEIGIKDLVPPYLDPSLQINDLLTGVSFASGTAGYDPQTSRAANAISLDDQLKLFREYINKLKAAVGENTTSSIISRSVYLVCAGSNDITNTYLTARLQKSRSNYFSSYTSSMVNWASTFVQELYNLGARRIGVISAPPCGCLPSQRTFNGGLSRDCAQEENQVSILYNTKLNSKLNSLNQLLTGSTIVYLDIYTSLLNLINNPSQSGFQVANRGCCGTGYLAVGILCTRFSIGTCPDASKYVFFDSFHPTEAAYRIIVHDIVQKHHNLFF, encoded by the exons ATGAAAAATCTCTTAGGAAAATCGATCATATCGTATACAAACTCGATTAATATTATAGTATTGTACTCTCACATTATTATAGCGTCTTCTTACCTGCATATTTATGGACGTGCCGCAAGTTTACCCAACAATGGAAAAGCTCCTGCACTTCTTGTGTTTGGAGACTCCATTGTTGATTCAGGCAACAATAACTATATAGCTACTCCTGGTAGGGTTAACTTCCCGCCTTATGGTCGAGATTTCGAAGGCGGTGTTGCTACCGGAAGATATAGTAATGGCAAAGTTCCGTCTGATCTACTAG CTGAAGAAATAGGAATAAAAGATCTCGTGCCTCCATACCTGGACCCTTCCCTCCAAATCAATGATCTCCTAACCGGAGTTAGTTTCGCCTCCGGTACAGCCGGTTATGATCCTCAAACATCGAGAGCAGCg AATGCAATATCATTGGATGACCAACTAAAATTGTTCAGAGAATATATAAACAAGCTTAAGGCAGCAGTCGGAGAAAATACGACATCTTCAATCATTTCGCGAAGCGTGTATTTAGTTTGTGCTGGAAGTAATGACATCACCAACACCTATTTGACGGCACGCCTCCAAAAATCTCGTTCCAATTATTTCTCGTCCTACACTAGTTCGATGGTTAATTGGGCGTCTACTTTTGTTCAG GAATTATATAATCTTGGAGCAAGAAGGATAGGAGTGATAAGTGCACCACCGTGCGGCTGTCTACCGTCTCAAAGAACGTTTAACGGCGGTTTGTCGAGAGATTGTGCACAAGAGGAAAACCAAGTTTCGATACTTTACAACACTAAGTTGAATTCTAAGCTAAATTCGCTCAATCAATTGCTCACTGGATCAACAATTGTGTACCTTGATATTTACACCTCTTTACTTAATCTCATTAATAACCCGTCTCAATCAG GGTTTCAGGTCGCGAATCGAGGATGCTGTGGAACAGGATATTTAGCAGTGGGGATTCTGTGTACAAGGTTCAGTATCGGTACATGCCCAGACGCATCAAAATACGTGTTCTTCGATAGTTTTCATCCGACCGAAGCAGCTTATAGAATCATAGTTCATGACATTGTTCAAAAACACCATAATCTTTTCTTTTGA